A window of Leisingera sp. S132 contains these coding sequences:
- a CDS encoding type VI secretion system contractile sheath domain-containing protein, with protein MPAAEDSAADDALESLASVEIEEAVEEDHSGVLDALADAAVDEVEDTAADDALVSLAALDIDGTAEEDTAAAALESLAAADVLETAEEEDHSAVLEELASIEAEDEADDAADAVLESLAAAEVEEPDAEDHSDILEGLAGLEPADADEEDLSGAALESLAAVEVSESEEEDVSGVLSGLADLEPDEEDGGEEAAAALDSLAEAAVPEADDGDDLEDVLGGLLEEAPEEEDAGSGTEDALESLAAVEVEDTEDGGAEDILEGLLDAAPEDEPEEDLSAILDSLEAPDESEEADGAGDVLAGLADDLPEDDPEDETDLDDILGGLDVPDEEAAEDDLSAALDTLEAPDEEEEDSGLDDLLADLGSDAPEDDAGEDTADVLAGLAGAGSAEDADSGDEDLDALLGGLDEDDGLDSLLGDLDTEEESAEEADALLSAGADDTVAEAGSDDSSLEDLLGGLDAGEDDGSADLDALLADDEAADEDGGGDDLDALLGGLDEASGAEAGGLDDLLGGLDDDDSGGTADAGEDDLDALLGGLDDDEAAEDASLDDLLGDLGSEEEEDGDLEGLLAGLGEEAEAEDADSAEDDLDALLGGLGDADADLDSLMGGDDGDLDLDDLLGGLDDDDTAGDGGDDLDALLGDLDADGDEPAAAAASDDPEFAYGTMSAARPEPARLERKRFRMAVLGDFSGRAAKGQIETGDALAARKAVLLDPDTVEDVIGSFATELVLPIGKDGAGIAVKLEDLDGLHPDELYENVGLFSELVGLRKQLQSGATADHAAKTLKAWAEKHGTKARAPKRTSAGNAMPADKRLSAFQQLIGDTGNTLREASPVEELLARVVGPHIRALPDPQVAEMQKAVDEALSDAMRLVLHHPEFQSVEAQWRSLDLMARSIEADDTLDVMLYDISAEELAADLAAEDDLSKTGLVRLLTEEPLDEENGRGGYSALIGMYQFEETPPHAELLGRIARVAAHVDAPFFASVSPEFLKTPKAERPKLVADAWTTLQGMAEAGHLGLASPRFLLRHPYGEKTDPCYEFDFEEFTETEGLRGMLWANPVVLVAILLGRSFKENGPSLQLGKIMSLGGMPYHYVNDKFGDQVALPCTERNIDLDKIAMAQERGFMAVSAVKGRDEVRLTSFNSLKGSEILGPWTGLPAPEPSPPDPRGLPKPKPPAGGGDDDEDLDLDLDLGGDDEDDLGLDDLDFGGDDGDDDGLGDLDDLLSSFGDDDDSDGGDDDDMDADLAALLDDL; from the coding sequence ATGCCGGCGGCGGAGGATTCCGCCGCAGACGATGCGCTAGAAAGTCTGGCGTCGGTCGAGATCGAGGAGGCCGTGGAAGAGGATCATTCCGGCGTACTGGATGCGTTGGCTGATGCCGCGGTGGATGAGGTCGAGGACACCGCAGCGGATGACGCGCTGGTTAGCCTGGCCGCTTTGGACATTGACGGCACGGCAGAAGAGGACACGGCTGCTGCCGCCTTGGAAAGCCTTGCGGCTGCGGATGTGCTGGAAACAGCTGAAGAAGAAGACCATTCTGCGGTTCTGGAGGAGCTGGCCTCGATTGAAGCGGAGGATGAGGCAGATGATGCCGCGGACGCCGTGCTCGAAAGCCTGGCCGCCGCTGAAGTTGAAGAGCCGGATGCGGAAGATCACTCGGATATTCTGGAGGGATTGGCCGGACTGGAGCCGGCTGATGCCGACGAAGAAGATCTGTCGGGCGCCGCACTGGAGAGCCTGGCTGCGGTCGAGGTTTCCGAAAGTGAAGAAGAGGACGTCTCCGGCGTTCTGAGCGGCCTGGCGGATCTGGAACCGGATGAGGAGGACGGCGGCGAAGAGGCCGCGGCGGCTTTGGACAGCCTGGCGGAAGCTGCGGTGCCGGAGGCCGATGACGGCGATGACCTGGAGGATGTGCTGGGCGGACTGCTGGAGGAGGCTCCCGAAGAGGAAGACGCCGGCAGCGGAACAGAGGATGCGCTGGAGAGCCTGGCCGCTGTTGAGGTGGAAGATACCGAAGACGGTGGCGCTGAGGACATTCTTGAGGGCTTGCTGGACGCCGCGCCTGAAGACGAGCCCGAAGAGGATCTGAGCGCAATTCTGGACAGTCTGGAGGCACCGGACGAGTCCGAAGAGGCGGATGGGGCTGGCGATGTGCTGGCCGGTTTGGCTGATGATCTGCCGGAAGATGACCCGGAGGATGAGACGGATCTGGATGATATCCTGGGCGGTCTGGATGTGCCGGACGAGGAGGCCGCTGAAGACGATCTGAGTGCCGCGCTTGATACGCTGGAGGCGCCGGACGAAGAAGAGGAAGACAGCGGGCTGGATGACCTATTGGCGGATCTTGGCAGCGATGCGCCGGAGGACGACGCCGGGGAGGATACCGCTGATGTGCTGGCGGGCCTTGCCGGGGCCGGCAGTGCAGAGGATGCCGATAGCGGTGACGAGGATCTGGATGCGCTTCTGGGCGGATTGGATGAGGATGACGGTCTGGACAGCCTGCTGGGTGATCTGGATACAGAAGAGGAGTCCGCGGAGGAGGCAGATGCGCTGCTGAGTGCCGGGGCGGACGATACCGTTGCGGAAGCCGGGTCAGACGACAGCAGCCTCGAGGATCTTCTGGGCGGATTGGACGCCGGCGAAGATGACGGGAGCGCTGATCTGGATGCGCTTTTGGCAGATGATGAGGCCGCCGACGAAGATGGTGGCGGTGACGATCTTGACGCGCTGCTTGGAGGCTTGGACGAGGCTTCTGGCGCGGAGGCCGGCGGCCTTGATGATCTGCTTGGCGGATTGGATGACGATGACAGCGGCGGGACGGCGGACGCTGGCGAGGATGATCTGGACGCGCTGCTGGGCGGGCTGGACGATGACGAGGCCGCAGAGGACGCCAGCCTGGATGATCTGCTGGGGGACCTTGGCAGCGAAGAGGAAGAGGACGGCGATCTGGAGGGATTGCTGGCGGGGCTTGGCGAAGAAGCGGAAGCTGAGGACGCGGACAGTGCCGAAGATGACCTTGATGCGCTGCTGGGCGGGCTGGGGGACGCGGACGCGGATCTTGACAGCCTGATGGGCGGTGACGATGGGGATTTGGATCTGGATGACCTGCTGGGCGGTCTGGATGACGATGACACCGCCGGGGACGGCGGCGATGACTTGGATGCGCTTCTGGGGGATCTGGATGCGGATGGCGATGAACCCGCCGCGGCGGCGGCCTCTGACGATCCGGAGTTTGCCTATGGCACCATGAGCGCGGCGCGGCCCGAACCCGCACGACTGGAGCGCAAGCGGTTCCGGATGGCTGTCCTGGGCGATTTTTCCGGCCGCGCGGCCAAGGGGCAGATCGAGACCGGCGATGCGCTGGCGGCGCGCAAGGCGGTCCTGCTGGACCCGGATACGGTCGAGGATGTGATCGGGAGCTTTGCAACCGAGCTGGTGCTGCCGATCGGCAAGGACGGGGCGGGCATCGCGGTCAAGCTGGAGGACCTGGACGGTCTGCACCCGGATGAGCTGTATGAAAACGTCGGGCTGTTCTCGGAACTGGTCGGTCTGCGCAAGCAGCTGCAGAGCGGCGCGACGGCGGATCATGCGGCGAAGACGCTGAAGGCCTGGGCAGAGAAACATGGCACCAAGGCGCGGGCGCCGAAGCGGACTTCAGCCGGGAACGCGATGCCGGCGGACAAGCGTCTGAGCGCGTTTCAGCAGCTGATCGGGGACACCGGCAACACGCTGCGCGAGGCCTCGCCGGTGGAGGAGCTGCTGGCCCGCGTCGTGGGGCCGCACATCCGGGCGCTGCCGGACCCGCAGGTGGCCGAGATGCAGAAGGCAGTGGATGAGGCGCTGTCCGATGCGATGCGGCTGGTGCTGCATCACCCGGAATTCCAGTCGGTGGAGGCGCAGTGGCGCTCGCTGGATCTGATGGCGCGCTCGATCGAGGCGGACGATACGCTGGATGTGATGCTCTATGACATCTCGGCTGAGGAGCTGGCAGCGGATCTGGCGGCCGAGGACGACCTGTCAAAGACCGGTCTGGTGCGGCTGCTGACAGAAGAGCCGCTGGACGAGGAGAACGGGCGCGGCGGCTATTCGGCGCTGATCGGGATGTATCAGTTCGAGGAAACCCCGCCTCATGCGGAACTGCTGGGCCGGATCGCGCGGGTGGCGGCGCATGTGGATGCGCCGTTCTTTGCGTCGGTTTCGCCGGAATTCCTGAAAACGCCCAAGGCGGAGCGCCCCAAGCTGGTGGCCGATGCCTGGACCACGCTGCAGGGCATGGCGGAGGCGGGTCATCTGGGGCTGGCCAGCCCGCGGTTCCTGCTGCGCCATCCCTATGGCGAGAAAACCGATCCCTGCTATGAGTTTGATTTTGAGGAGTTTACCGAAACGGAAGGCCTGCGCGGCATGCTCTGGGCCAATCCTGTTGTGCTGGTGGCGATCCTTCTGGGGCGGTCCTTCAAGGAAAACGGGCCATCGCTGCAGCTGGGAAAGATTATGTCTCTGGGCGGGATGCCCTATCATTATGTGAACGACAAATTCGGCGACCAGGTGGCGCTGCCCTGCACCGAGCGCAATATCGATCTGGACAAGATCGCAATGGCGCAGGAACGCGGGTTCATGGCGGTGAGCGCGGTCAAGGGGCGGGATGAGGTGCGGCTGACCTCTTTCAACTCGCTCAAAGGCAGCGAAATCCTGGGGCCCTGGACCGGTTTGCCAGCGCCGGAGCCCTCGCCGCCGGACCCGCGCGGGCTGCCGAAGCCCAAGCCGCCTGCAGGGGGCGGCGATGACGACGAAGACCTGGATCTTGATTTGGATTTGGGCGGAGACGATGAGGACGATCTCGGCCTGGATGATCTTGATTTCGGAGGCGATGACGGGGATGACGATGGCCTCGGGGATCTGGATGACTTGCTGTCGTCGTTCGGGGATGACGATGACAGTGACGGTGGGGATGATGATGATATGGATGCGGACCTCGCCGCGCTTTTGGATGATTTGTGA
- a CDS encoding ion transporter, which produces MDSSAQTAVTLRDKAREFVERRSVTNAILGIIIFNAITLGLGTSAAVRAHAGGLLDVIDTAVLAVFVLELALKLFAYGWRFFSSAWNIFDLVVVSFGLFPDSQGLSALRGLRVVRALRLLSVIPQMRAVVQALLDALPGMGAVIVMISIVFYVFGVMATMMYGAAFDEWFGTLGRSLYSLFQIMTLESWSMGIVRPVMEEFPFAWSFFVPFIVITAFSVLNLFIGLLVNTMQSAVEADAEAEFEKLRDLVKSETDVVDAHVMELHAEIKNLRAEIAELKGQGNG; this is translated from the coding sequence TTGGACAGCAGCGCGCAAACTGCCGTGACGCTTCGGGACAAGGCCCGCGAATTTGTTGAACGCAGATCGGTGACCAATGCCATTCTGGGCATCATCATCTTCAATGCGATCACGCTGGGCCTTGGCACCTCGGCGGCGGTGCGGGCGCATGCGGGCGGGCTGCTGGATGTGATCGACACCGCCGTTCTTGCGGTCTTCGTGCTGGAGCTGGCGCTGAAGCTGTTTGCCTACGGCTGGCGGTTCTTCTCTTCGGCCTGGAACATCTTTGACCTGGTCGTGGTCTCGTTCGGCCTGTTCCCGGACAGCCAGGGCCTGTCGGCGCTGCGCGGCCTGCGGGTGGTGCGGGCGCTGCGCCTGCTGTCGGTCATTCCGCAGATGCGTGCCGTGGTTCAGGCCCTGCTGGATGCGCTGCCCGGCATGGGCGCGGTGATCGTGATGATCTCCATCGTGTTCTACGTCTTTGGCGTGATGGCGACGATGATGTACGGCGCCGCCTTTGACGAATGGTTCGGCACGCTGGGGCGGTCGCTGTATTCGCTGTTCCAGATCATGACACTGGAAAGCTGGTCGATGGGGATCGTGCGCCCGGTGATGGAGGAATTCCCCTTTGCCTGGTCGTTCTTTGTGCCGTTCATCGTGATCACAGCGTTTTCGGTGCTGAACCTGTTCATCGGCCTTCTGGTCAACACGATGCAGTCCGCGGTGGAAGCCGACGCGGAGGCGGAGTTCGAGAAGCTGCGCGATCTGGTGAAGTCGGAAACCGACGTGGTCGACGCGCATGTGATGGAGCTGCATGCGGAGATCAAAAACCTGCGGGCGGAGATTGCTGAGCTGAAAGGGCAGGGCAATGGCTGA